Part of the Scyliorhinus torazame isolate Kashiwa2021f chromosome 25, sScyTor2.1, whole genome shotgun sequence genome, TCTGGAATATTGCTGAAAACCGGCCTGAAATTGCTTCATGAGGGCAACAGGAAATAAGACTCCAGTGGCCTGAAGAGATGGCtgaatgtgactccaggcccacaccaatgtggttaactcttaactgaatgaaatgaaaaatgaaaatcgcttattgtcacaagaaggcttcaaatgaagttactgtgaaaagccccaagtcgccacattccggcgcctgttcgaggaggctggtacgggaattgaaccgtgctgctgtcctgccttggtctgctttcaaagccagcgatttagccctgtgctaaaccagccccttctctcTGACTTAACATGTCTCAGTTTTAGAGATGAGCAGTGATATCCCCATCCTGTGAATTAATTTAAAAAGAGATTTGGAGCATAATCACTAAATGAAGCAAACAATCTAAGTGGTTCTGAGGAATTTATATTTTAAACTGGAGGAGCTCCCAATTTGGACATTTATCTGTATTTTTGGGCTGggtggggggactggaggagggatgatttatgggcagcacggtagcacagtggttagcactgtggcttcacagctccagggtcccaggttcgattcccggcttgagtcactgtctgtgtggaatctgcacgttctccccgtgtctgcgtgggtttcctccgggtgctccgctttcctcccacaagtcccaaaagacctgctgcacggtaatttggacattctgaattctccctctgtgtacccgaacaggcgccggaatctggtggctaggggcttttcacagtaacttcattgcagtgttaatgtaagcctacttgtgacaataaagattattattattgagcctTTTCATTCAAGGATTTCTGTAACAGGAAGCATCCAGATCATCAAAGTTAGGGAAAATATCGGTTGGATGCAATGTAAATCTCCCTCTGCTTTGACCTAACGATTTAATGAACCCAATGTCACGTGACTGCCTGCTGGCGCATTAGGGTTTAAAACAAatcatttgcaggatgtgggcattgctggctaggccagcatttgttgtccaaccccaattctctttttttaaacTAGCCATCCTTTTGGCTCCTCCAATTATTCATGACTAACCTTTTACATAACACCTTTATCCTAACATATCCCAGAGTTCTGACGTAAGATGTCATGTGGAGCCATGAAAAGAAGGGATGGGTTAAACAAATGAATTGCTGTCGAGTTGCATGCACGTTGAGATTATCCAAGCTCCTTTGATGTTTTGGTCGTGGGAAGGATGATTTTTATATTTTCTTTTAACTTGAATGCAAAACTTAAGTGAAAGCCCTGAGCTACCTTACTATACCAAGCTGGTCAAAAAGAAGTCATGCTGAAGCTTTGTAATGACTGGAAAGGCTTCACCCTAACATTACAATTGGTTCATGTGAAatcaaagcgcatgggattggggttgtgtattgggatggatcgaaaactggttggcagaaaggaaacaaaagAGGAGGAATAAACTGGTCTTTATTCAAGTGACTAGTTCGGATACCAGCTATTCATAATATTTATTAATAATTTAGATAAGGGAACTATATGTAATATCTCCAATTTTTGCACATAAAACAaatctgggtgggagggtgggttgtgaggaggatacagaggtgcTTCAATGTGATTTGGGCCAGTTGAGTGCGTGCGCAAatgcatagcagatgcagtataatttggaaaaaTGTAGCAAAAACAGGACGGCAGATTCGTATCTAAATGGCTATAGATTGGGCGAGGGGaatgtgtccttgtacaccagtcactgaaggtaagcaatgCAGGTGCAATAGGCggtgaagaagacaaatggtatgttggccttcatagtgagagaatcacggaatctctacagtgcagaaggaggccatttggtccatcgggtctgcatcgaacctctgaatgagcacccttccaggcccactccccaccctatccctgtacttctggttagcacggccaatccacctgaattctgcatctttggactgtgggaggaacccggagcacctagaggaaacccacgcagacacgggagaaagtgtaaaccccacacaggcagtcactcaaggccggaattgaactctggtccctggcggtgaggcggcagtgcttttcaaaataaatttagagtgcccaattatttttttccaattaaggggctatttagcatggctaatccacctaccctgcacatctttggattgtgggggtgagacccacacgggcactgggagaatgtgcaaactccacacggacagtgacctggaccgggatcgaacccggatgctCGGTGCCGTGAGTCAACAGTGCTAGCCAATGTGCCACGAGGATTCAAGAGCTAGAGCaggaatagaatctctacagtgcagaatgagaccattcagcccaccaagtctgcaccgaccctctgaaagaacactctgcctaggcccattcccccgccctatccccacctaatctgTGCATCCCTggccactaaagggcaattttattatagtcaatccacctttggactgtgggagcacagcTAGAGGAAACCATGCAGCCatggggaggatgtacaaactccacgctgacagttacgaaggccggaattgaacccaggtccctggtgctgagaggcagcagtgctagccactatctcgccatgtcttgctgcagttacacagggccttggtgaggccacacctggaatattgtgagcagttttggtctccttatctgaggaaggatgttcttgctctagatgaagcgcagcaaaggtttgccagactgattcttgggatggcgggactgatacaTGAGGAGACATtgggtcagttaggattatatcggctggaatttagaagaatgatgggggggggggggattctcatgGAAACGTATAAAATATTAACAGAGCTGGAGAGGGTAGATGCAGCAAggaagttcctgatggtgggggattccAGAACCAGGgaccacagtctgaggatacaggatagaccatttaggattgaggtcaggagacatttcttcacccagagagtggtgagcctgtggaattcgttaccacaggaagtatttgaggccaaaacattgtatgttttcaagaagcaggtagatatagctcttggggcgaaggggatcaaaggatatgggggggggaagcgggattaggctattgagttggatgacctgccatgatcataatgaatgcgggcagcacggtagcacagtggttagcacagttgcttaacaactccagggtcccaggttcgattcccggcttgggtcactgtctgtgctgcaccttctccccgtgtgtgcgtgggttccctccgggtgctccggtttcctcccacagtccaaagacgtgcgggttaggtgggttggccatgctaaattgcccttagtgtccaaaaaggttaagtgggtttactgggttacggggatagggtgggggtgtgggcttgggtgctctttccaagggccggtgcagactcaatgggccgaatggcctcctacagcatTGTAAATTCATGAATGGTTCAGgttgctcaaagggccgaatggcctcctgctcctattttctatgtttctattgctCTGCTCTCTGAGGCACAGGGGAAATGCCCAAAAGCTTGGAAGTGATGCAGAGTAACCCGAGTCCCTCCTGAGTGGTTACGAAAGATTAGAAAAATTTGGGGACTCTTCAATCTTGAAAGGAGATACAGGAGAGCGAGCTTTTGTATGTGACAAGTAAATTAGAATTTCAAATTATACCTCCACTGGGGTACGCCATAAGAAAACTTAGTATAAACTACAAACCTTACTGGTTATTTAGCATTGATGGTAGGAATGCAGTGTTGAATGCCTCAAATTATCTTCAAAGCAGGGTAATAGAGACATAAAAGGAATCAAATGTGATGTGggaagcttgaggggctgaatggtctctcacATCTCGATATTGTGACTCCCTGTCAGCTGTGACTGTGGGTAGCACTCTCGTCCCACAgtcagaggttgtgggttcaagttccagtCCAGAGTCTTGAGCACACATCCCAAACTGACACGCCAGTGTAGCGctgagggctgcattgtcagaggctctGCCTACAGATGAGATGTTAAAGCAAGCCTGTCCTTTCGGATGGATGGAAATGATAGCGAGGCATtgttttgaagatgagcaggggagTTATTCCTGGCGTCCTGACCAATATTTGTGGCTCACAACATCATTTTTAAGAAAGCATCTTGTTGGTCATTATTATTACATTGCTCTACACAAATCAGGAGCTATGTTTCCTAAATTATAACCGTGACGACACTTCAAAAACAACTTAATTGCAAAGTCTTAAGCTATGAAAGATTCAATAGCACTGCAAATCTTTATTTTCCTTAAGTTGCTTAAAAGATGCACATAGGATTTGGCTTGATTTAATTGCACATCCTGGTTTATTTTACACTATCAGCCCTGAGGAATGAATGTTTTCTTTCCTGTTGTGTCCAGAGATGCAGGAGGCAACCCATTTCTTCAACTGCTTTTGCATTGGACAACTTGTATCTGTTGTTTCCACCAAGACTTCATTTTTAATGGACAGGCCATGAGTCAACTCACAACTCTACAAGGAGAAGTGACTCATCCATTCCCAGCAGATCTGAGTGCGTAGCTGAATGTCCTTCAGTATTCAGAGACTAATGCTCTAAACTAAAGTTCATCTGTGACTGTTAAATCTGTAGCCTTCCGGTTCGGGTGGAAGTGATACCATTAGACCAGGAAGCAGACATTTCCCTCACTTGACTAAGCAACAGCTTTCCCAGTATTACATGTTTGTTTTGCTAATAGTACATTAATGGAATGTTTAATTGTATAAGGGTGGTGGGTATGAATAATGAATTGTGCTCGGGCGTATATGGGAGAGACTTGAGACTGTGATTTATGGATTTGATGGTGCATGTTGTGAGTTGTGTGTATCTGTCAATTAGAGCTCAATTAAAGATGGAGGGTAGATGGCTGAAGTGTGCTGTACAATAATGGCAACGGTGCAGGTTTAATCTCTGGGACTTCCGGTGCCGGTTATGTGATGAGCAGTCATGTACTTGGTGGCTCCCTCCAGGGTGCCTTGTGTTTGGCCCTTTTCGCCTGTTTAAAGGTGGTGTTTGGGAGAAATTTGATTGTTCGATGGGATAAGGCCCCCACATAAAAGCaacggatttggatttgatttattgccacgtgtactgaagtacagtgaaaagcattgttctgcgtacagtccagacagattgttccatacatgaaaaaacataggacatacataattatacaatgtaaatacatagacacagacatcgggttaaGCATACGtagtgtggtactactcagtagagaagatgtatggagagatcagttcagttcacaaGAGGGTCACtcgggagtctgataacagcggggaagaacctgttagtgtgtgttctcagacttttgtatctcctgcccaatggaagaggttgaaagattggattggatttgttaattgtcacgtggaccgaggtacagtgaaaagtaattttctgcgagcagctcaaacagatcatttagtacattaaaagaaaagaaaatacataatagggcaacacaaggtacacaatgtaaatacatagacaccgacatcgggtgaaagagagaataagccgggtgggaggggtctttgattatgctgtccgctttcccaaggcagcgggaggtgtagacaaaggGAGTGGATGAGAGGCGTTTCCGCGCGATACAttgggttgtgttcacgactctgtagtttcttacagtcttggttcaTGCCCAACAAGTATAATGCAAGGttcaaggacggcacggtggcacagtggttagcactgttgcttacggcgctgaggacctgggttcgatcctggccccgggtcactgtgtggagtttgcacattctcccatgtctgtgtgggtctcacccccacaacccaaagatgtgcagggtaggtggattggtcacgctaaattgccccttaatgggaaaaaaagaattgggtactctaaatttatattttaaaaagtaatGCAAGGTTCAATCTGTGTCAGCTGAGGTTCTTGGGGCCTGCCTCCTCACCTTGTCCCATATTGATATTGTGGCCATGATTAGCAAACGTTGGATAATGAAGCCtctacatggagagagagagttaaaAACAATTGTACCATGTAATATAGTTGTGTGAAGTTGAATAAATTGAGATTGACTTGTGGCAGCCAGTCAATAAAAACAGAATGTATACCCTTGTAGGAAGGTTTGCAATTGAGaattaaacagaaaatactggatgcaGTGTAGGttgggcagcatctgcggagagagaaatttAACATTTTTGATCTTTCATCAGGCAGGTTCTGATGAATGGTGAGTGAGCTGAAACATTAACGGCATTTCTCGCCACAGTTGCTGTTTGCTCGGCCCGGTTTTTCCAGGACTATATCTCTTTATTTTGGATATCTAGCACTCCTGGTAACTTTGCTTCTGCGAGTCTAACTGTTCAGTTTCCTTCCACACTGCTGTTCTGAACTTGGGGTTATTTAACAGCCACTTTGTGCCTTTGCTGTCACCTGTCTGCTGGGAACCTTTATCCTCCAGGTGATTGGATAGGGACTGACAGTGAGTgaaaaagaaaaacttgcatttatatagcgcctttcattcttaaaaaaaataaattagcgtgcccaattaattttttccaattaagggcaatttagcgcggccaatccgccttacctgcacatctttagggtgtgggggtgaaacccatgcaaacacggggagaatgtgcaaacagtgacccagagctgggatcgaacctgggacctcggcgccgtgaggcagcaatgctaactactgcgccaccgtgctgccctttatagcgcctttcatgaccacaAGACAACCCTAAGCACTTTGCAACCAATAAAGTACATTTGCAGTGTAATCTCGGTCGTAATGTGACACAAACAGCAGCCcacaatagcaatgtgataatgacccgatTATCTGTCTTAGGTGATATTGATTGAAGGCGCAATAGAACATTGCTACAGTGTAGAAGGCGGCCACTCTTTTAAATTTCCAAATTATAGCTCGATCTCCTGAAGGTACTGTCATTCAGATTAAAGTTACTGGCAGCTTGTTTCAGTGCGAGCATTTTACCTCTCGAGATGGAAGTACCCATAGGGGATTGGGGCATATAATCGAGGctgaaatttcttttttttttaaaaaaatgtttattaagaatttttcaacaaaattttcaatcatacgaacccccccaccccgtaacaaaaagaaaagaaaagttgcatagcaagacataaacatatcaaatcaacgtagtaatacagaactttgtacattggattcctcccgcacatataagaactaggagcaggagtaggccatctggcccctcgagcctgctccaccattcaatgagatcatggctgatcttgtggactcagctccactttccagcccgaacaccataacccttaatccctttattcttcaaaaaaactatctatctttatcttaaaaacatttaatgaaggagcctctactgcttcactgggcaaggaattccatagattcacaaccctttgggtgaagaagttcctcctaaactcagtcctaaatctacttccccttattttgaggctatgccccctagttctgctttcacccgccagtggaaacaacctgcccgcatctatcctatctattcccttcataatcttatatgtttctataagatcccccctcatccttctaaattccaacgagtacagtcccagtctactcaacctctcctcgtaatccaaccccttcagctctgggattaacctagtgaatctcctctgcatgaatgaaatgaatgaatgaaagtcgcttattgtcacaagtaggcttcaaatgaagttactgtgaaaagcccctagtcaccacattccggcgcctgttcggggaggctgttacgggaattgaaccgtgctgctggcctgcttttgtctgctttcaaagccagcgatttagccctgtgctaaatcaactttcctgaacatttatgtattttcttgctcaagtgcccccaggaaaccccccccccccccacccccccaccaccaccacccccccccggaaagagatcttccccctcccctccccccgctggttgctgctgctgctgaccgaactgcaTATAAAGCTCCGCGAGATAGGCGAGGCTGAAATTTCACTGAAGTGTGAAAAAAATGTTACATTGTAGGAGGTGACATCTTTGAGTGATAATAACACAGAAGTTCCCTTGGTATCCTGACTACCACCTATCCATCAACCCCCCCCTCATCAATCAGCTAAACTTCATCCCATTGATGTTATTGGGACACTGTTGTGTGCAGACTGACTGCCTAGGTCGCAGTGGCTTCAAGGTAACTCATTGGTTCTGAGGTGCCTAAAGACATTCTGAGGACATAAAAATCACGAGAAATGGAATTTGAATCTATTGATGATGTGTTGTGATGTGTCTCAGCCAGGAGCAGAAAGGGGCTGGTTTCCTCGTCCGTCGCTCTCCCTAGCCCAAAGAGTTGTAGCATTTCAGTTGTTTCCTTGATTGAGGTGAGATATCTCGGGGCAGGTCAACGAGGAAAGCTCCCATGTAGGTTCACGTTCTATCAGGTGTTGCTTATATTGACTAGAGCAGCTTTTGCGATGCAAAGGAAACTTGTAAATGTGCAATGAATTTGATAATTTTAAATAGTTTGTTTGAGACCAACAATGGATAATCAACTGCTATATTACTTCTGGGACAATTTCTTAGAAAGAACCCTATGGAAGTTTACTGTGCTAAAAAGTTTCTCTATCAAACCATATCCATTGTATGAACCATAAATGAATCGCTGAAATTTCTAACTTCAAATAAAAATCTCTCTATAGAAAAGGAAAGTTCTTGTTCGATCAAATGGGAATAAACGGCAAAGAGGTTGGAAACTCAAAGCCACGAAGAAGAAACAACGCCACAACTACAAACTGTTCCAGTTCTGTCACCTGCATTGAGTGAACCAAATAGACATGTCGTGTTAATCGTGGCGACAGAACCAACTCTAGCGGCCTCGATAATTGAATTGGATATGGTAGCTCTGTCTTCAGTCAGTGCCTGTATTGAATCGATGTCTGAAGCAATTATACCATCTGCTGAATCATTACCGAGTTCGGCAGTGAATTCATTTGGGTTGCTACATGTGGACAACGGCAAATCCCCTGAATCTGTACTAACGGAGCCATCGGTGTTACCATTTGAAAATGTTGCCGCAATTGAAACTGTTCCACTCACACCAACATTGCCATCTGTTGAAACTTCACAGCTTTTACCAGCGCTGATGTGCGAGGAATCAGAACCAGCGTTAACATCGATAGAAATTGTGCTCCCAGCGCTGCAAGATATTGAAACCCTAATGTCTTTCCAGCCGGAGCCTCCAACGCCAGTCCCTTACGCGCCAACCACATccatttttgaggatgtaacagctTTAACTGTAGTATCAACTTGCCAAACAGTATCACTCACCAGTGCTTCTTCTCAGACATCACCCGTATTACTGACTACAGCAACTGAACCTTCGAAAAGAGTGCCTGACTTTGAAACACTACTGACGTTGCCCTCTGCCCTCCTTGTACCCATTATATCAACTCTGCCATTCATGCAGAGCCATGCAGCTATACCCTCTGGGCCGGTTATTACAGCTGTTGAAACGGTTatgcccacaccagctgacctaccGGAAGTACAAGGTGAACATTCATACTACAAAAGTGACTTGACCATTGAACAGCTTGAAGGGATCATTACTAACCTGCAAAAAAAGGTGAAAGTTATACAGCAGCGTGAGAGGAGGAATACAGCCCGGCTGAAAGCCATGGAAAACCTTGTGGACCAGCTGAAAAAGGAAAATGTTCTTTCAGAGGAGAAGCTGAAAATAATGGCCAAGGTAAGTAAAGGAGCTGATCTGGGATTTGTACTTTGAGACGCCTAGGAGAAACTGTTGTGGTTGGTAACAATAAGTAAGAACGTAGATAAATCAGTAGTTGCGATAAGATGCAAGAGACTGGTTATCCCTCTGCTATCTTCGCCAGcctcccaccatccatcctacggcTCAAGCAAACCTATGTTGCTGGTATTATAGCTTGCACTACTGCCCGTTTGTCCAttacccctgtactcactgacttgCATTGACTCCCGGTGCAGTAATACCTCAAACTTAAAATTCATGAGTTCAGATTTCCCCCCTTGACCCCACTCCTCCCTTTGCCAGTAATCCCTGCCGGCGCTAAAACCCTTGGCGATCTCAGCATTCCTACTATTCTGGCCTCCAGCGCATCCACCGTTTCCATCGccacaccattggtggccatggaaTCCTCTCCCTGAATTTCTACTAAATCTCTCCTCCTTTACATTTGTTAACCCACCTGTAAACGTTACCAAGCCAGTGCGCAGactggacagggcaaacccttaatccacctCATTgtttgctccaaaacccaattcaaattggatccaat contains:
- the LOC140402475 gene encoding LOW QUALITY PROTEIN: THAP domain-containing protein 5-like (The sequence of the model RefSeq protein was modified relative to this genomic sequence to represent the inferred CDS: inserted 1 base in 1 codon); its protein translation is MPKSCRVTDCCRHGGLLAADNRKISFYKFPSNDRERLAQWLSNMKREEWVPPEYQYICSEHFTPDSFEWRWGTRVPTVFSFPEQPTKRKVLVRSNGNKRXKRLETQSHEEETTPQLQTVPVLSPALSEPNRHVVLIVATEPTLAASIIELDMVALSSVSACIESMSEAIIPSAESLPSSAVNSFGLLHVDNGKSPESVLTEPSVLPFENVAAIETVPLTPTLPSVETSQLLPALMCEESEPALTSIEIVLPALQDIETLMSFQPEPPTPVPYAPTTSIFEDVTALTVVSTCQTVSLTSASSQTSPVLLTTATEPSKRVPDFETLLTLPSALLVPIISTLPFMQSHAAIPSGPVITAVETVMPTPADLPEVQGEHSYYKSDLTIEQLEGIITNLQKKVKVIQQRERRNTARLKAMENLVDQLKKENVLSEEKLKIMAKPCSQINAQVVNPSSTVTVVCEDNGTIIYAVQQSSNEGGDTL